In the Gossypium arboreum isolate Shixiya-1 chromosome 10, ASM2569848v2, whole genome shotgun sequence genome, one interval contains:
- the LOC108463425 gene encoding putative lipid-binding protein AIR1: MASNVKASTALFFSLNLFFFALVSSYNVDNNSNGSFYPRKSRNPVVIRPGYKFPNDGSTHSYYGTCNPLNLGVCLNLLGGLVNLNLGNVPTQPCCSLIHGLADLEAAVCLCTAVRATVLDIKLNLPISLSLLLNNCGRRVATEYICAP; this comes from the coding sequence ATGGCTTCAAACGTTAAGGCATCAACTGCTCTATTTTTCTCTCTTAACCTTTTCTTTTTTGCTTTAGTTAGCTCTTATAACGTCGATAATAATTCAAACGGTTCTTTTTATCCGAGAAAATCTCGGAACCCTGTTGTTATCCGTCCTGGATACAAGTTTCCTAACGATGGTAGCACTCATAGCTACTATGGTACTTGTAATCCATTGAATCTTGGTGTATGTCTTAATCTGTTGGGTGGTTTGGTGAATCTCAACCTCGGCAACGTACCAACCCAACCATGCTGTAGTTTGATCCACGGGTTAGCTGATCTTGAAGCTGCGGTTTGCCTTTGCACTGCCGTTAGAGCTACTGTGTTAGACATTAAACTCAACCTTCCTATTTCATTGAGTCTTTTACTCAATAACTGTGGAAGAAGAGTCGCTACCGAATATATTTGCGCTCCATAA
- the LOC108463457 gene encoding putative lipid-binding protein AIR1: MASKVKSTTALFFSLNLFFFALVSSYNVDNNPNGSSYPTKSRNPVVIRPGYKFPNDGSAQSYYGTCNPLNLGVCVNLLGGLVNLNLGNVPTQPCCSLIHGLADLEAAVCLCTAVRANVLDIKLNLPISLSLLLNNCGRRVATEYICSP; encoded by the coding sequence ATGGCTTCAAAGGTCAAGTCAACAACTGCTCTTTTCTTCTCTCTTAACCTTTTCTTTTTTGCTTTAGTAAGCTCTTACAATGTTGATAATAATCCTAATGGTTCTTCTTACCCCACAAAATCTCGGAACCCTGTTGTTATCCGTCCTGGATACAAGTTTCCCAACGATGGTAGCGCTCAAAGCTATTATGGTACTTGTAATCCGTTGAACCTTGGTGTGTGTGTTAATCTGTTGGGTGGTTTGGTGAATCTCAACCTCGGCAACGTACCAACCCAACCATGCTGCAGTTTGATCCATGGGTTGGCTGATCTTGAAGCTGCGGTTTGCCTTTGCACTGCTGTCCGAGCTAATGTCTTAGACATTAAACTCAACCTTCCTATTTCATTGAGTCTCTTACTCAATAATTGTGGAAGAAGGGTCGCAACTGAATACATTTGCTCTCCGTAA